From the Desulfosarcina sp. BuS5 genome, one window contains:
- a CDS encoding EamA family transporter → MTKGVNFALLSMLFAGINDVIFKKYAVKNRSRGMYILGVGFTWAMLQILYSSFSKISFSFDILTIQYGVLAGVILAAANISLIEGLTHIDVSLGSTVYRLNTIGVVILSFVFLSESIELYKLTGITFGVISVLLLYKSSNGKTANHTTKIFFWLVVFVSLLRAAYGIVTKIGLLASADKNAIILLAALCWIVGGAFYAKYVEKRFIITKKKALYSLISGVLVFCIVNFLILGLKVAQASVVVPIANMSFIIALLLSVLMGTERMDLKKIVATAFAVGSILLLSSV, encoded by the coding sequence TTGACCAAAGGAGTAAATTTTGCCTTACTAAGCATGCTTTTTGCGGGCATTAACGACGTAATTTTTAAAAAATATGCCGTTAAAAACCGATCTAGAGGTATGTATATTCTAGGCGTTGGTTTTACATGGGCAATGCTGCAAATTTTATACTCATCGTTCTCCAAAATTTCATTCAGCTTTGATATTCTAACAATCCAATATGGGGTGTTGGCAGGCGTCATTTTGGCGGCAGCTAACATTTCATTAATTGAGGGTCTTACTCACATCGACGTGAGTCTTGGGTCCACCGTATACCGTCTGAACACCATTGGGGTAGTTATTCTATCTTTTGTATTCTTAAGTGAAAGCATTGAACTCTATAAACTAACTGGAATTACGTTTGGCGTCATTTCCGTATTGCTTTTGTATAAAAGCAGTAACGGCAAAACAGCCAATCATACAACAAAAATATTCTTTTGGTTGGTAGTATTTGTATCGTTACTTCGAGCAGCATACGGTATTGTAACCAAAATTGGTCTCCTTGCGTCAGCAGATAAAAACGCAATCATCTTGTTGGCTGCACTCTGCTGGATTGTTGGCGGAGCATTCTACGCTAAATATGTAGAAAAACGCTTTATTATAACCAAAAAGAAGGCTCTTTATTCCTTAATATCTGGTGTTCTTGTATTTTGCATTGTGAATTTTCTAATTCTTGGTCTTAAAGTTGCGCAAGCTAGTGTTGTAGTGCCAATTGCAAATATGAGTTTCATTATTGCTCTGCTCCTTTCTGTTCTAATGGGAACTGAAAGGATGGATTTAAAAAAAATAGTCGCTACAGCCTTTGCGGTCGGTTCGATATTATTGCTTTCAAGTGTCTAA
- a CDS encoding IS3 family transposase (programmed frameshift), producing MGKIRKNYSASFKAKVALETVKKEKTISQLSSEYGVHSNQINQWRKRLLEELPDIFSKKRQKKEKDAEEFQAELYQQIGQLKVELDWLKKKSLTFSIDIKRQYIEPNHSLIPVMRQCDLLGINRSTYYYQSCKDESYNLALMRLIDEEYTRYPFYGVEKMTAVLKRQGHTVNPKRIRRLMRLMGLEAIYPKPNLSKASKEHKIYPYLLRGVSIEQVDQVWSTDITYIRLNSGFIYLVAVIDWFSRYVLSYEFSTTLDKDFCIKALQGALKIAKPKIFNTDQGSQFTSDAFTGVLKKADVKISMDGRGRALDNIFVERLWRTVKYERVYLHNYETVREAIQNIGEYFGFYNNERLHQSLDYQTPAEIYFKTFPG from the exons ATGGGTAAAATTCGAAAAAATTACAGTGCATCATTCAAAGCTAAAGTAGCGCTTGAAACGGTTAAAAAGGAAAAGACGATTTCTCAACTATCTAGTGAATATGGAGTTCATTCAAATCAAATAAATCAATGGCGAAAGCGTCTATTAGAAGAATTGCCCGATATATTTTCAAAAAAGCGTCAAAAAAAAGAAAAAGACGCTGAAGAATTCCAGGCGGAGCTTTACCAACAAATCGGCCAATTAAAGGTCGAATTGGACTGGCTAAAAAAAAAATC TCTAACCTTCTCAATTGATATAAAGCGTCAATACATTGAGCCGAATCATTCTTTGATACCGGTAATGCGCCAGTGTGATCTTTTGGGAATAAACAGATCAACCTATTACTATCAATCCTGCAAAGATGAGAGCTATAACCTGGCTCTCATGCGATTGATAGACGAAGAATATACCCGATATCCGTTCTACGGTGTTGAAAAAATGACGGCCGTATTAAAGCGACAAGGGCACACTGTTAATCCTAAACGAATAAGACGTTTGATGCGGCTTATGGGACTTGAAGCTATATATCCAAAACCAAATTTGAGCAAAGCATCAAAAGAGCATAAAATTTATCCATACTTGCTGCGAGGCGTTTCCATTGAGCAAGTTGACCAGGTGTGGTCAACGGATATTACCTATATCCGTTTGAATTCAGGTTTTATCTATCTTGTAGCAGTGATAGACTGGTTTAGTCGGTATGTCCTGAGCTACGAATTTTCAACCACATTGGATAAGGATTTTTGTATAAAAGCCTTACAGGGTGCCTTAAAAATTGCAAAACCTAAGATTTTTAACACGGATCAAGGCAGTCAGTTTACCAGTGATGCCTTTACCGGCGTTTTAAAAAAAGCCGATGTGAAGATCAGCATGGACGGCCGGGGCCGTGCTCTGGATAACATTTTCGTAGAGCGCCTTTGGCGTACCGTGAAATATGAACGTGTTTATCTTCACAATTATGAGACCGTCAGGGAGGCTATTCAAAACATTGGAGAATATTTTGGCTTTTACAATAATGAACGACTCCATCAATCTTTGGATTACCAGACCCCGGCAGAGATATATTTTAAAACTTTTCCAGGGTAA